The proteins below come from a single Balaenoptera acutorostrata chromosome 2, mBalAcu1.1, whole genome shotgun sequence genomic window:
- the DHX29 gene encoding ATP-dependent RNA helicase DHX29 isoform X2, translating into MALQAFSFKTKDIEDAMTNTLLHGGDLHSALDWLCLNLSDDALPEGFSQEFEEQQPLSRPKFQSPQIQATISPPLQSKTKKQEEDPKIKPKKEEKNLEVNMKEWILRYAEQQNEEEKSETSKSLEEEKFDPNERYLHLAAKLLDAKEQAATFKLEKNKQGQKEAQEKIRKFQREMETLEDHPVFNPAIKISHQQNERKKPPVATEGESALNFNLFEKSTAATEEEKEKKKEPHDVRNFDYTARSWTGKSPKQFLIDWVRKNLPKSPNPSFEKVAVGRYWKCRVRVIKSEDDVLVVCPTILTEDGMQAQHLGATLALYRLVKGQSVHQLLPPTYRDVWLEWSDAEKRKEQLNKMETNKPRDLFIARLLNKLKQQQQQQQQHSENTRETSEDPEESWENLVSDEDFSALSLESEKAEDLEPVRNLFRKLQSTPKYQRLLKERQQLPVFKHRNSIVETLRRHRAVVVAGETGSGKSTQVPHFLLEDLLLNEWQTSRCSIVCTQPRRVSAVSLATRVCDELGCENGPGGKNSLCGYQIRMESRVSESTRLLYCTTGVLLRKLQEDGLLTNVSHVIVDEVHERSVQSDFLLIILKEILQKRSDLHLILMSATVDSEKFSSYFIHCPILRISGRNYPVEVFHLEDIIEETGFVLEKDSEYCQKFLEEEEEITINVTSKAGGIKKYQEYIPVQTGTSDDLNPFYQKYSNRTQHAILYMNPHKINLDLILELLTYLDRSPQFKNVEGAVLIFLPGLAHIQQLYDLLSTDRRFFSERYKVIALHSILSTQDQAAAFTLPPQGVRKIVLATNIAETGITIPDVVFVIDTGRTKENKYHESSQMSSLVETFVSKASALQRQGRAGRVRGGFCFRMYTRERFEGFMDYSVPEILRVPLEELCLHIMKCNLGSPEDFLSKALDPPQLQVISNAMNLLRKIGACELNEPKLTPLGQHLAALPVNVKIGKMLIFGAIFGCLDPVATLAAVMTEKSPFTTPIGRKDEADLAKSALAMADSDHLTIYNAYLGWKKARQEGGYRSEIAYCRRNFLNRTSLLTLEDVKQELIKLVKAAGFLSSTTSSGLEGNRASQILSFQEIALLKAVLTAGLYDNVGKIIYTKSVDVTEKLACIVETAQGKAQVHPSSVNRDLQTYGWLLYQEKIRYARVYLRETTLITPFPVLLFGGDIEVQHRERLLSVDGWIYFQAPVKIAVIFKQLRILIDSVLRKKLENPKMSLENDKILQIITELIKTE; encoded by the exons AAAAAACAGGAAGAAGATCCTAAGATAAAG ccaaaaaaggaagaaaaaaatttggaagTAAATATGAAAGAATGGATTTTGCGATACGCTGAACAACAAAACGAAGAAGAAAAGAGTGAGACTTCTAAAAGTTTAGAAGAGGAAAAATTTGACCCT AATGAAAGGTACTTGCACCTTGCAGCAAAACTTCTGGATGCAAAGGAGCAAGCAGCTacctttaaattagaaaaaaacaagcaAGGCCAAAAAGAGGctcaagaaaaaataaggaaatttcaAAGAG aaatggAAACTTTAGAAGACCATCCAGTATTCAATCCAGCCATAAAGATTTCACATCAACAGAATGAAAGGAAGAAGCCTCCTGTAGCCACAGAAGGGGAAAGTGCTTTGAactttaatttatttgaaaaatctaCAGCTGCTactgaagaagagaaag agaaaaagaaagaacctcATGATGTAAGAAATTTTGACTATACTGCTCGAAGCTGGACTGGAAAATCTCCCAAACAATTTCTGATCGATTGGGTCAGGAAGAATCTTCCCAAGAGTCCAAATCCTTCCTTTGAAAAAGTTGCAGTAGGTAGATACTGGAAATGTAG GGTAAGGGTAATCAAGTCTGAAGATGATGTACTGGTAGTATGCCCTACAATCTTAACAGAGGATGGCATGCAAGCTCAGCACCTGGGAGCTACTTTAGCTCTTTATCGTTTAGTGAAAGGGCAG TCAGTTCATCAGTTACTTCCACCCACTTACCGAGATGTCTGGCTGGAGTGGAGTGATgcggaaaagagaaaggaacagttAAATAAAATGGAGACCAATAAACCACGTGACCTTTTCATTGCCAGACTTCTGAATAAactgaagcagcagcagcaacagcaacaacagcactCTGAGAATACGAGAGAAACCTCTGAAGATCCTGAGGAATCTTGGGAAAATTTAGTTTCTGATGAGGATTTTTCTGCACTGTCCTTGGAATCAGAAAAGGCAGAAGATTTGGAGCCGGTTAGAAACCTCTTTAGAAAGTTGCAAAGCACACCTAAGTACCAGAGACTGCTAAAGGAACGGCAACAGTTACCCGTGTTCAAACACAGGAACTCAATTGTCGAAACTCTTAGAAGGCACCGGGCTGTGGTGGTGGCAGGTGAAACAGGGAGCGGCAAGAGTACTCAAGTGCCACATTTCCTGTTGGAGGACCTGCTTCTGAACGAGTGGCAAACAAGTAGATGCAGCATTGTCTGCACCCAGCCCCGGCGGGTCTCAGCGGTGAGCTTAGCCACAAGAGTGTGTGATGAACTGGGCTGTGAAAATGGACCTGGAGGAAAG AATTCTTTGTGTGGATATCAGATCCGGATGGAGTCTCGAGTGAGTGAATCTACCAGGTTACTCTACTGTACAACAGGGGTTTTGCTAAGAAAACTTCAAGAAGATGGTCTCCTAACTAATGTGTCTCACGTTATTGTAGATGAG GTTCATGAAAGAAGTGTCCAGTCAGACTTCCTACTAATTATCTTGAAGGAAATTTTACAGAAACGTTCTGATCTACATTTGATTCTAATGAGTGCCACTGTAGACAGTGAAAAGTTTTCTAGCTATTTCATACACTGCCCTATTCTGAGAATTTCAGGAAGAAATTATCCTGTTGAG GTTTTTCATCTTGAAGATATAATAGAAGAAACAGGCTTTGTCCTGGAGAAAGACTCAGAATATTGTCAGAAATttctggaggaggaagaagaaataaccattAATGTTACAAGCAAAGCAGGGGGAATAAAAAAGTATcag GAATACATCCCAGTTCAGACTGGAACAAGTGATGATTTAAATCCATTTTACCAAAAGTACAGCAACCGCACTCAGCATGCTATTCTCTACATGAATCCTCATAAAATCAACCTGGATCTCATTTTGGAACTTCTTACATATTTAG acaGAAGTCCCCAGTTCAAAAATGTTGAAGGAGCAGTACTGATCTTTTTACCAGGCCTTGCTCATATTCAACAGTTGTATGATCTCTTATCAACTGACAGAAGATTTTTTTCAGAACG ATATAAAGTGATAGCTCTGCATTCTATTCTTTCAACTCAAGATCAAGCTGCAGCATTCACACTTCCTCCTCAAGGAGTCAGGAAG attgttttagCAACAAATATTGCAGAGACGGGTATCACTATTCCAGATGTTGTATTTGTAATTGATACCGGAAGAACgaaagaaaataa GTACCATGAAAGCAGTCAGATGAGTTCTTTGGTGGAGACGTTTGTCAGCAAAGCAAGTGCTCTGCAGCGCCAGGGGAGAGCTGGGCGCGTCAGAGGTGGCTTCTGTTTCCGAATGTACACGAGAGAAAG atttgaaGGCTTTATGGACTATTCTGTTCCTGAAATCTTGCGTGTGCCTTTGGAGGAATTATGTCTTCATATTATG AAATGCAATCTTGGTTCTCCTGAAGATTTCCTCTCCAAAGCTTTAGATCCTCCTCAACTTCAAGTAATCAGCAATGCAATGAATTTACTCCGAAAAATTGGAGCTTGTGAACTAAATGAGCCTAAACTGACTCCATTGGGCCAACACCTTGCAGCTTTGCCTGTGAATGTCAAAATTGGCAAGATGCTTATTTTTGGTGCCATTTTTGGCTGTCTTGATCCAGTG GCAACACTAGCTGCAGTTATGACAGAGAAGTCTCCTTTTACCACACCAATTGGTCGAAAAGATGAAGCAGATCTTGCAAAATCAGCTTTGGCTATGGCAGATTCAGACCATCTGACGATCTACAATGCATATCTGGG ATGGAAGAAAGCACGGCAAGAAGGAGGCTATCGTTCTGAAATAGCATACTGCCGGAGGAACTTTCTTAATAGAACATCACTGTTAACCCTAGAG GATGTAAAGCAGGAGTTAATAAAGTTGGTTAAGGCAGCAGGATTTTTATCATCTACAACTTCCAGTGGCTTGGAAGGAAACAGAGCCTCACAGATCCTTTCCTTCCAAGAAATTGCCCTTCTTAAAGCTGTACTTACTGCTGGACTGTATGACAATGTGGGGAAGATAATCTATACAAAATCAGTTGACGTTACAGAAAAATTGGCTTGCATTGTGGAGACAGCCCAAGGCAAAGCACAAGTACATCCATCCTCAGTAAATCGAGATTTGCAAACTTATGGATGGCTTTTATACCAGGAGAAG ATACGGTATGCCCGAGTATATTTGAGGGAAACTACCCTAATAACCccttttccagttttactttttGGTGGTGACATAGAAGTTCAACACCGGGAACGTCTTCTCTCTGTTGATGGCTGGATCTATTTTCAG GCACCTGTTAAGATAGCTGTCATTTTCAAGCAGCTAAGAATTCTCATTGAttctgttttaagaaaaaagCTTGAAAATCCTAAGATGTCCCTTGAAA ATGACAAGATTCTACAGATCATTACCGAATTGATAAAAACAGAATAA